A genomic segment from Oncorhynchus keta strain PuntledgeMale-10-30-2019 chromosome 9, Oket_V2, whole genome shotgun sequence encodes:
- the LOC118385253 gene encoding NACHT, LRR and PYD domains-containing protein 1a allele 5-like, which produces MASGPESGSSSGQPFNISANNGSSVNAPIMTRNTIGAIHYHTGPLSAAPQHTRPSSPMMSSVHDFLKTHKNDLENRMCNLRPILSNLIDLGVLSEEDREEIEIKTTRTKKNEALLTMVINKGKTAQEHFYQALKKADRYLVKDLEG; this is translated from the exons ATGGCATCTGGTCCGGAATCTGGGTCTTCTTCTGGCCAACCCTTCAACATCTCAGCCAATAATGGGTCCAGTGTCAACGCTCCCATAATGACCCGTAACACCATTGGGGCAATCCATTATCATACAG GCCCTTTGTCTGCGGCACCCCAGCACACCAGACCCTCCAGCCCCATGATGTCATCAGTTCATGATTTCCTGAAAACACACAAGAATGATCTGGAGAACAGGATGTGCAACCTTCGTCCCATCCTTAGCAATCTCATAGACCTTGGGGTTCTGagtgaggaggatagagaggagatagagatcAAAACCACACGGACCAAGAAAAATGAAGCTCTGCTGACCATGGTTATTAACAAGGGGAAAACTGCACAGGAACATTTTTACCAGGCCCTGAAAAAAGCAGACCGTTACTTGGTGAAAGACCTAGAGGGATAA